Below is a genomic region from Azospirillum brasilense.
CGTACCCGGCGAGATAGTCCCGAACCCAGCCGATGAGCGCCATGTTGGAACGGCGCGAAACCGTGTCGAAACCGACCAGGCGGGCGATCATCGCCTTGGAGCCGTCTTGCACCCTTACGATCCATTCTGCGGGACGGCGGCGCCGATCCCACGCTTGTGATAATCTTTAGCAGTCAGACACTGGCCCCTGCATCCTACGATGTCAAATGAGTCGTCCGGAATATGTGGGCATAGCGGCCAACGACCAACACCGGTTGAACGGTCCTCCCGCATGCGGGGTGCCGTCCAACCGGTCGCAAAGCGGAACCGCTCGGGCCGGAGCGCCGCAGGGCGAAAGGGGCAGGGCAGAGAGGGACGGGGCCGTCAGGCCGCCGACCAGACCTTCTCGGTCAGGATCGTGCGCACCAGCGTTAGCGCGCTCTCGGCGCTCTCGCGCCCGTCGAGCTTCGCCGCCACCGCCTCGATCTGGGCCGGCGGCAGGGTGGAGCGCAGGCGGCGCACCGTGTCGGTCAGGTGCTTCTTGGCGAAGCGCGCTTGGTTCCCACGCTCCGACAATTCCTGGAAGGCCAGCCGCCGGGTGGTCGCGTCGCGTCCGGCGCTGGCCGCCGTCGCACGCTCCGCCGCTGCGGCAAGCTCGTTCGAGGATTGGAGGTAGTTGCTGATGGCTTCGGTCAGGATACGGTTGGCTTGAAGCAAGGGATCAAGGGACATGCGCTGAACTCTTTGCCTTCCGTGACGGCTCTGGGCCGCAAACGGCCCCCTGCCAAGACGTTTCACCCAAAGTTAATTGGGCCGGCCGGCCCGGTTCAACCCGGCGAAGGGTTCTATGCGGACCGCAAGCCGGACCGGCGCCGGCGCGGGGCCGGCGCGGGGGCGCAACCAACGCATGGTCTATCACCGTCCGCTCTCTGTCGAGGTTGGACAAGCAATGGGCCTATGAATTTCCTATGAACTAAGGCACGCTTTCTTTGTGTACGTTTATCGTCACATAAACCGGGCACTAAAACGGGAACCCACGGGCGCAGGACGCCGTTTTCCTCGAGCGTCGATGTTTCTGCGGCCAAGCCCACTTGGACCAAAGCCCACTTGGAGACGGAAGAATGCAAGGCGATCGTGAGGACCGCATCCGCCACCGCGCCTATGAGATCTGGGAGCGCGCCGGGCGACCGGAGGGACGGGGGGAAGAGCATTGGGCGCAGGCCTGCGCCGAGATCGAAGCCGAGGACCGGACGGCCGCCACGGCGGAGCCGGTCGCCATGGTCGCGGCCGTCAAGGACGCCGCCGCGGGCGTCGTGAAGAAGGCGGTCCGCCGGACCAAGACGGCGGCGACCGAACTGCTGGGCGTCGGCCTGAACGCCGTGGTCGATGTGGTCGAGGAGGCCGTCGCGCCCAAGACGCCGCGCGCCCGCAAGACCAAGACCAAGGCCGAGCCGACTGCCGCAAACGAATCCCAGGCCGAAACCCCGGTCGCGGTTCCGGTTCCGGCGGCCCCGAAGGTGGCGA
It encodes:
- a CDS encoding DUF2934 domain-containing protein, with the translated sequence MQGDREDRIRHRAYEIWERAGRPEGRGEEHWAQACAEIEAEDRTAATAEPVAMVAAVKDAAAGVVKKAVRRTKTAATELLGVGLNAVVDVVEEAVAPKTPRARKTKTKAEPTAANESQAETPVAVPVPAAPKVAKPPRAKAVKGEAVKAEAVKPVAPRGRRKPAAPDTEPAH